In Virgibacillus sp. NKC19-16, a single genomic region encodes these proteins:
- a CDS encoding class II fructose-bisphosphate aldolase: MLSNTEDVLENAQKDKYGVAAFNVYSLETVQAAINVAERESQPVIIALGERYFLTVDVEGFSAMVRAMADKASVPVSLHLDHAYEKESIIRAIRCGFSSVMFDGSAYNLDENMRLTKEIVEIAHMAGVSVEAEIGSLARGAFSDEEEGDGTLTDPKSAKEFVAETGVDFLAAAIGTAHGMYKGEPKIELDLLDRIRQSVDVPLVLHGGSGTPEDKMKQAIQKGICKINVNTEISMAAVSHLQAYFENKEMVHLSTVMAEMQHSMEPVMTKFIKLFANK; this comes from the coding sequence ATGCTATCAAATACAGAAGATGTATTAGAAAATGCACAGAAAGACAAATACGGTGTCGCAGCGTTTAATGTATATAGCCTAGAAACTGTTCAAGCAGCTATCAATGTTGCTGAAAGGGAAAGTCAACCCGTTATTATTGCATTAGGGGAGCGATACTTCCTAACCGTTGATGTTGAAGGGTTTTCAGCGATGGTTAGGGCAATGGCAGATAAAGCTAGTGTCCCAGTTTCGCTTCATTTGGATCATGCATATGAAAAAGAATCCATCATTCGTGCCATTCGCTGTGGATTTTCATCTGTTATGTTTGATGGTTCAGCGTATAATCTTGATGAAAACATGCGTCTTACAAAAGAGATAGTAGAAATCGCTCATATGGCAGGGGTGTCCGTTGAGGCGGAGATTGGTTCATTAGCACGAGGGGCTTTTTCTGATGAGGAAGAAGGCGATGGGACACTTACTGATCCAAAGTCCGCAAAAGAATTTGTTGCAGAAACAGGCGTGGATTTTTTAGCTGCCGCTATTGGAACAGCACATGGTATGTATAAAGGAGAACCTAAAATTGAGCTTGATCTTTTAGATAGAATTCGCCAGTCTGTTGATGTCCCCCTGGTTCTTCATGGGGGTTCTGGTACACCGGAAGATAAAATGAAACAAGCGATACAAAAAGGAATTTGTAAAATTAATGTGAACACAGAAATATCCATGGCTGCCGTTTCCCATTTACAAGCTTATTTCGAAAATAAAGAAATGGTTCATCTCTCAACTGTAATGGCAGAGATGCAGCATTCTATGGAACCTGTAATGACTAAATTTATTAAGTTATTTGCTAACAAGTGA
- a CDS encoding sugar phosphate isomerase/epimerase family protein, which translates to MEIKFGCHGSTWELDYDKEVDYLDDIMDTVSNAGFNGIDVQVAMLGKYKEQPERLKEELDKRGIELAALTVPFSWENDEETKEEKDRADYYISYLRNFPKAVMNLPSRVGPNRDNLLKRQKQIINCANTVGKRASENGVVASFHPASPPTSYFRTKEDYKVLFKGLDTRFIGYTPDAGHIMAGGMNPVEIVRDNLSIIKHVHFKDCSKTFEWKKMGTGDIDFPTIVQNLKDYGYKGWIMVEEETEETAVNPDKVIYDINDYVVSNLKPIL; encoded by the coding sequence ATGGAAATTAAATTTGGTTGTCATGGATCTACTTGGGAACTGGATTATGATAAGGAAGTAGATTATTTAGATGACATCATGGATACGGTTAGCAATGCTGGCTTCAATGGTATTGATGTACAGGTTGCTATGTTAGGGAAGTACAAAGAGCAGCCAGAGAGACTTAAAGAGGAACTTGATAAAAGAGGTATAGAATTAGCAGCTTTAACTGTGCCTTTCTCTTGGGAGAATGATGAGGAAACAAAGGAAGAAAAAGATCGCGCTGATTATTATATAAGCTATTTAAGAAATTTCCCGAAAGCTGTTATGAATTTGCCTTCAAGAGTTGGTCCTAATAGGGATAATTTATTAAAAAGACAAAAACAAATTATTAATTGTGCAAATACAGTAGGGAAAAGAGCATCTGAAAATGGGGTAGTTGCTTCCTTTCATCCAGCATCACCTCCAACATCTTATTTTAGAACTAAAGAAGACTATAAAGTTTTATTTAAAGGCTTAGATACTAGATTCATAGGATACACACCAGATGCAGGTCATATTATGGCTGGTGGAATGAACCCAGTAGAAATAGTACGAGATAATCTATCCATTATTAAACATGTTCATTTTAAAGATTGCAGTAAAACCTTTGAATGGAAAAAAATGGGTACTGGTGATATTGATTTTCCTACAATTGTCCAAAATCTCAAGGATTATGGATATAAAGGATGGATTATGGTAGAAGAAGAAACAGAAGAAACAGCTGTAAATCCAGATAAGGTAATATATGATATCAATGATTATGTAGTTAGTAATTTGAAGCCGATCCTATAA
- a CDS encoding 3-hydroxyacyl-CoA dehydrogenase family protein → MSSQENLSIVGSGIMGHSIALTAAWSGLEVKVWGMNEEDIQRARVGLEDKLNGLVGYDVFNEDEKQRIINSITFTESIEECVSNATFVIEAIPEILELKQDYFKKLDELCPENTIIGSNTSGLSATEIAKLTTNTERTVVTHFWNPAHLMPLVEVVRGEHTSDETVERSMALLESMNKKPILVKKDALGSVGNRLQYAIFREAQYILEQEIASMEDIDDAIRYSLGRRFGVTGPFMTMDMGGLNTNASITSYLFEDLSDKKDIFPAMKELVDNGHHGPKTGKGFYEWTPEFTEQMEHQREEELIHWLKKDIEEANNKK, encoded by the coding sequence ATGTCTAGTCAAGAGAATTTATCTATTGTTGGTTCTGGAATCATGGGTCATTCTATTGCTTTGACCGCTGCTTGGTCAGGACTTGAGGTTAAAGTATGGGGGATGAACGAAGAAGATATTCAACGTGCGCGTGTTGGGCTTGAAGACAAATTGAATGGATTAGTAGGTTATGACGTTTTCAATGAGGATGAAAAACAACGGATTATTAATTCTATTACTTTCACTGAATCCATTGAAGAATGCGTTTCTAACGCTACATTCGTGATAGAAGCGATACCTGAAATCCTTGAACTCAAACAAGATTATTTCAAGAAATTGGATGAATTATGCCCAGAAAATACAATCATAGGCAGTAATACTTCTGGCCTTAGTGCAACTGAAATCGCTAAATTAACTACTAATACTGAGCGCACTGTTGTGACACATTTCTGGAATCCTGCTCATTTAATGCCATTAGTTGAGGTTGTACGTGGAGAACATACATCTGACGAAACAGTTGAACGTTCGATGGCACTTCTGGAATCAATGAATAAGAAACCGATTCTTGTTAAGAAGGATGCATTAGGTTCAGTTGGAAACCGCCTACAATATGCAATTTTTAGAGAAGCACAGTACATTCTCGAACAAGAAATTGCATCTATGGAGGATATTGACGACGCTATACGATATAGTCTTGGTCGGCGCTTTGGTGTAACTGGACCGTTTATGACTATGGATATGGGGGGCTTAAACACGAATGCATCTATTACATCTTATCTGTTTGAGGATCTAAGTGATAAAAAGGATATTTTCCCAGCCATGAAAGAACTGGTTGATAATGGTCACCATGGTCCAAAAACTGGAAAAGGCTTTTATGAATGGACACCTGAATTCACAGAACAAATGGAACACCAGCGTGAAGAGGAATTAATTCATTGGCTTAAGAAAGATATTGAAGAAGCGAATAATAAGAAGTGA
- a CDS encoding GntP family permease, with the protein MGESAWLIIVAILGVVALLFLVMRTKLQAFLALILISFIVGLAVGMTPEEIIATFETGMGETVAFIAIVIGLGAMFGEVLKVSGGAERLALTMINKFGEKRSSWALGIAGLIISIPIFLDVALVILMPILYTLANKTKKSLLFFGVPLLAGLLVAHGMIPPTPGPIAASSILGADLGWVILFGILVGVPAMILAGPVYGNFISKKIHVPVPEEMNQQAAALADLEEQADAKEQKELPSFISVISIIMLPLILMLLNTLAPFILEEGSVLRNILVFIGHPYAALTITTLLTFYIFGTKRGYSRDEIQQITTKSLEPAGIIILITGAGGIFGEMLVASGVGDVMANAMEQVNLPVVVFAFLTAALLRLAVGSVTVAMVTSSSIVAPILSTMSISDPMMAVLVITIASGAVIAPHVSDSGFWMVNRYFGMSVGDTLKSWTVLATIISFVGFGLTLILSLFLM; encoded by the coding sequence ATGGGAGAGTCAGCATGGCTAATTATTGTTGCCATTTTAGGAGTAGTTGCGTTATTGTTTCTCGTAATGAGAACAAAGCTTCAAGCGTTTCTGGCGCTTATTTTGATAAGTTTTATTGTTGGTTTAGCTGTTGGTATGACGCCAGAAGAAATTATAGCAACTTTTGAGACGGGTATGGGTGAAACGGTAGCCTTTATTGCGATCGTAATTGGACTAGGGGCTATGTTTGGTGAAGTGTTAAAAGTGTCAGGTGGTGCCGAACGCCTAGCACTAACAATGATAAATAAGTTTGGTGAAAAAAGATCATCATGGGCACTCGGTATAGCTGGTCTAATCATTTCCATTCCAATATTTCTTGATGTAGCACTAGTTATTCTTATGCCTATATTGTATACATTAGCGAACAAAACAAAGAAATCATTGTTATTCTTTGGTGTTCCTTTGTTGGCTGGACTACTTGTTGCTCATGGTATGATACCGCCTACACCAGGTCCAATTGCTGCATCATCGATTCTAGGAGCAGACTTAGGTTGGGTTATCCTGTTCGGTATTCTAGTTGGTGTTCCAGCAATGATTTTAGCAGGTCCAGTGTATGGTAACTTCATCTCTAAAAAAATTCATGTTCCTGTACCGGAAGAGATGAACCAACAGGCAGCAGCACTTGCTGATTTAGAAGAACAGGCTGATGCAAAGGAGCAAAAGGAGTTACCTAGCTTTATCAGTGTTATTTCCATTATTATGTTGCCGTTGATTTTAATGTTATTAAATACACTAGCGCCTTTTATTTTAGAAGAAGGATCTGTTTTAAGAAACATTCTAGTATTTATTGGTCATCCTTACGCGGCGCTAACGATAACCACGTTGTTAACATTCTATATTTTTGGTACAAAACGAGGATATTCAAGAGACGAAATTCAACAAATTACTACAAAATCGCTTGAACCTGCAGGAATTATCATTCTAATTACAGGTGCTGGTGGTATATTTGGTGAAATGCTCGTTGCTTCCGGCGTTGGTGATGTGATGGCAAATGCGATGGAGCAAGTAAATCTACCTGTAGTTGTATTTGCTTTCCTAACGGCAGCCTTGCTGAGACTAGCTGTAGGGTCAGTTACTGTTGCAATGGTTACTTCTTCTAGTATAGTTGCTCCAATATTAAGTACAATGAGTATTAGTGATCCGATGATGGCTGTACTTGTTATCACTATTGCTTCTGGTGCTGTTATTGCACCTCACGTTAGTGATTCAGGCTTCTGGATGGTTAACCGTTATTTTGGTATGAGTGTAGGGGACACACTTAAATCCTGGACTGTTTTGGCCACTATCATATCATTTGTAGGTTTCGGGTTAACTTTAATTCTTAGTCTATTTCTAATGTAA
- a CDS encoding sugar phosphate isomerase/epimerase family protein → MAMEFGYQGSTWVLDYDVEADIMDQIMDDIKNGGLTGLDMQVSLLGKYKNAPEKFKEELDKRGLKLAALTIPHAFEGGKPSPQEKELEDYYFEYLKHFPGAIMNVPSRVGKNRDNLLQRQKEIIKGANELGKRAIEDHGIITSLHPISYVTSYWRFKEDYDVLFDGLDPKYMGYTPDAGHIEFGGMEAAEIIKEALPLVKHVHFKDASKNNEWMKMGEGDIDFEKCINVLKDGGYNGWVMLEEETGAEQENTSEVIVELGDYVRKNIYPIVKGE, encoded by the coding sequence ATGGCAATGGAATTTGGATATCAAGGTTCAACTTGGGTATTGGATTATGATGTAGAAGCAGACATCATGGATCAGATTATGGATGATATTAAAAATGGTGGGCTAACAGGGTTAGATATGCAGGTTTCGCTATTAGGGAAATACAAAAATGCGCCTGAAAAGTTTAAAGAAGAACTTGATAAAAGAGGACTTAAGCTAGCTGCGTTAACCATTCCACATGCTTTTGAAGGTGGAAAACCCTCTCCTCAAGAAAAGGAATTAGAAGATTACTATTTTGAGTACTTAAAACATTTTCCGGGCGCTATCATGAATGTGCCTTCTAGAGTCGGAAAAAATCGGGATAATTTATTGCAAAGACAAAAAGAAATCATTAAAGGTGCAAATGAATTAGGAAAGCGTGCGATTGAAGATCATGGTATTATTACATCCCTTCATCCAATTTCATATGTGACTTCTTACTGGAGATTTAAAGAAGACTATGACGTGCTTTTTGATGGATTAGATCCAAAATATATGGGCTATACGCCGGATGCTGGTCATATTGAATTTGGTGGAATGGAAGCTGCAGAAATTATTAAAGAAGCTTTACCATTGGTTAAACACGTCCATTTCAAAGATGCTTCGAAGAACAATGAATGGATGAAGATGGGTGAAGGAGATATTGATTTCGAAAAATGTATAAATGTTCTTAAAGATGGCGGTTATAACGGATGGGTTATGCTTGAAGAAGAAACAGGAGCTGAGCAAGAAAATACAAGCGAAGTCATTGTAGAACTTGGCGATTACGTAAGGAAAAACATTTATCCGATTGTTAAAGGAGAATAG
- a CDS encoding sugar phosphate isomerase/epimerase family protein: MNINLIPSLLIPEVFHPLKREKNFTADVIEKVVEEDFYKSIELGDGFEKPERKRILELTELNGIEVTQWLTFLIEENNLDVSSLDSKLRLETVNQIKDSLYASAEIGAKNIALVTGDDPGADLWADGIEGLYESLCEIAEAGRAYNMNLLIEPLDRFAHKKRIIGTTDETVALLSRVQEKHDNVGIAFDTAHAALNGEDIFEALEKGKSLIHQIHFSNAVLDSNSELYGDFHMEIGSPGFLTTEKISAILRKADELKIQENGLRVAAEVRGKGNEESCFQNEKQLRTILQEALKLASN; this comes from the coding sequence ATGAATATAAATCTTATTCCTTCTTTACTAATACCTGAAGTCTTTCATCCATTAAAAAGAGAAAAGAACTTTACTGCAGATGTAATTGAAAAGGTCGTTGAAGAAGATTTTTACAAATCGATTGAATTAGGTGATGGTTTTGAGAAGCCTGAACGGAAGCGCATCTTAGAACTAACTGAATTAAATGGGATTGAAGTAACGCAATGGCTTACATTCTTAATTGAAGAGAATAATCTTGATGTTTCATCACTAGATTCAAAGCTTAGATTAGAAACTGTAAACCAAATAAAAGATAGTTTGTATGCATCTGCAGAAATCGGTGCAAAAAATATTGCACTTGTGACGGGTGATGACCCGGGTGCAGATCTTTGGGCAGATGGTATTGAAGGTCTTTATGAAAGTTTATGCGAAATAGCAGAAGCTGGAAGAGCATACAATATGAACTTATTGATCGAACCACTTGACCGTTTTGCACATAAAAAGCGCATTATTGGTACAACGGATGAAACGGTTGCGTTGTTAAGCAGAGTACAGGAAAAGCATGATAATGTTGGTATAGCATTTGATACGGCACATGCAGCACTTAATGGCGAGGATATCTTTGAAGCATTAGAAAAAGGAAAATCTCTTATTCATCAAATTCATTTTTCAAATGCTGTTCTTGATTCAAACAGTGAATTATATGGCGATTTTCATATGGAAATTGGCTCTCCCGGATTCTTAACAACTGAAAAAATCAGTGCGATTTTGCGAAAAGCAGATGAACTAAAAATTCAAGAGAATGGCTTGCGTGTAGCTGCTGAGGTGCGCGGTAAAGGTAATGAAGAATCTTGTTTCCAAAATGAAAAGCAGCTAAGAACAATTTTACAAGAGGCATTAAAACTAGCTAGTAACTAA
- a CDS encoding C-terminal binding protein codes for MKVVITDHEYKDLRFEDKILDHEDIEVIKMQCKTEDEVIEACHDADAIMNLYAPISRRVIENLKNCKVITRYGVGVDTIDLDAATEHGICIGNVPDYGVDEVSDHALALILSLLRKITTSNQIVKNGTWDVNLSKPIRRLNKLTIGLVGFGNIPRRLAMKVQALGLNVIVSDPFVSEDIAKESNVTLVSLEELCESSDLISVHVPLTASTKGMIGKEQFGMMKKGVYLVNTARGPVVDEDALLEAIESGVVAGAGLDVIETEPINPDHPFLKMENVTLTPHMAGYSEESAEEMRSKTALGITDVLLRGEYPKYLVNKGVKEKVELKPFVMDERYQF; via the coding sequence ATGAAAGTAGTAATAACTGATCATGAATATAAAGATCTGCGTTTTGAAGATAAAATACTGGATCATGAAGATATTGAAGTTATAAAAATGCAATGTAAAACAGAGGATGAAGTAATTGAAGCTTGTCATGATGCAGATGCAATCATGAATCTATATGCTCCGATTTCACGTAGAGTTATTGAGAATCTAAAAAATTGTAAAGTTATTACACGTTACGGTGTCGGAGTAGATACGATTGATTTAGATGCTGCAACTGAACATGGGATTTGTATTGGTAATGTACCAGACTATGGTGTTGATGAGGTATCTGATCATGCTCTAGCTTTAATTTTGAGTCTTTTACGCAAAATAACTACTTCAAACCAAATCGTTAAAAATGGTACATGGGATGTAAATCTATCAAAACCTATCCGCAGATTAAATAAGTTGACAATAGGTTTAGTTGGATTTGGAAACATTCCTAGGAGACTGGCAATGAAAGTACAAGCATTAGGTTTAAATGTTATTGTATCAGATCCATTTGTATCTGAAGATATTGCTAAGGAGAGTAACGTCACACTTGTATCATTAGAAGAGCTATGTGAGAGCTCTGATCTCATATCTGTGCATGTACCACTTACTGCGTCAACAAAAGGAATGATCGGGAAAGAACAATTTGGCATGATGAAAAAAGGTGTCTATCTTGTCAATACAGCCAGAGGACCCGTTGTTGATGAAGATGCACTTTTAGAAGCGATAGAAAGTGGAGTTGTTGCTGGTGCTGGCCTAGATGTCATTGAAACAGAACCAATCAATCCAGATCATCCATTCTTAAAAATGGAAAATGTGACGCTTACACCACATATGGCGGGCTATTCAGAAGAATCTGCTGAAGAAATGCGTTCAAAAACAGCATTGGGTATTACAGATGTCTTATTACGTGGAGAATATCCAAAATACCTTGTAAATAAAGGTGTTAAGGAAAAAGTAGAATTAAAACCGTTTGTTATGGATGAACGTTATCAGTTTTAA
- a CDS encoding dihydrodipicolinate synthase family protein produces the protein MSTKRNFQGIIPPVSIIFDTNGELDKKGMADVIDFLIDAGVDGLFFLGSGGEFSQMSRELRMEVAAFTTEYVNKRVPVLIGTGSPSTHEAITLSKHAEEIGADGIVVINPYYWPLTEENLLVHYGEIAEAVNLPILLYNYPDLTGQNMSPEFVLKLIEKHPNIVGIKDTIDSVGHIHDMILTVKGKYPEFTVLAGFDNHLLNTLSLGGDGAICASINFAPELAIGVYNAFYENDMETAVNLYKRLAILPTMYKLDSPFISVVKEAMKLKGLDISTHVLPPTRMLDSEKQEKLQEILKKAELL, from the coding sequence ATGTCTACAAAAAGAAACTTTCAGGGTATTATTCCACCAGTATCAATCATCTTTGATACGAATGGAGAACTTGATAAAAAAGGAATGGCAGATGTAATTGATTTTTTAATTGATGCGGGTGTAGATGGCCTGTTCTTTCTTGGTAGTGGCGGAGAGTTCTCACAAATGTCAAGAGAACTTAGAATGGAAGTGGCAGCATTTACGACAGAGTATGTAAATAAGCGTGTGCCAGTATTAATAGGCACCGGAAGTCCCAGCACTCATGAAGCTATTACATTAAGTAAGCATGCAGAAGAAATTGGTGCTGATGGAATTGTCGTCATTAATCCATACTACTGGCCGTTAACAGAAGAAAACTTGTTAGTACACTACGGCGAGATAGCTGAGGCTGTAAATCTACCAATATTACTATATAATTATCCTGATTTAACAGGTCAAAACATGAGTCCGGAATTTGTCTTGAAATTGATAGAAAAACATCCTAATATTGTTGGAATTAAAGACACGATTGATTCTGTAGGACATATACACGATATGATTTTAACTGTGAAAGGGAAATATCCTGAATTTACCGTTCTTGCTGGCTTTGATAATCATTTACTAAATACGTTAAGCTTGGGGGGAGATGGTGCAATTTGTGCAAGTATAAATTTTGCACCAGAACTTGCAATAGGTGTATATAATGCTTTTTATGAAAATGATATGGAAACAGCAGTGAATTTATACAAAAGACTAGCAATCCTTCCAACAATGTATAAACTTGATTCACCATTCATCAGTGTTGTCAAAGAAGCAATGAAGTTAAAAGGATTGGATATTTCAACACACGTTCTACCGCCAACTCGCATGCTTGATTCGGAAAAACAAGAAAAGCTTCAAGAAATCTTAAAGAAAGCAGAGTTACTTTAA
- the dhaK gene encoding dihydroxyacetone kinase subunit DhaK, protein MKKLINDGENVVEEMIDGYVKAHPNHIKALEENDRALVSAKTKDDGKVAILIGGGSGHEPAFMGYVGEGMADGVAVGNIFASPPPAPIVEVTKAIDKGAGVVYLYGNYAGDVMNFGMAAELVEMEDINVEMVLASDDVASAPKEQKEKRRGIAGEFFVYKTAGAAAEQGYNLEDVARIARKTNENTRSMGVGLTPCSLPQTGEPSFEIGDNEMEIGLGHHGEPGIRKVPLESADRVADQLLDVIFQDMAINEGEDVAVLVNGLGSTPRMELYIMFRRVEQVLKEKGVNICRSYVGDYITSLEMGGCSITLTKLDDELKEMVDQPVDCPMFVQR, encoded by the coding sequence ATGAAAAAACTTATCAATGATGGTGAAAATGTAGTTGAAGAAATGATCGATGGATATGTGAAGGCACATCCAAACCATATTAAAGCTTTGGAGGAAAATGACCGAGCACTGGTTTCGGCAAAGACAAAGGATGATGGTAAAGTTGCTATTCTAATTGGTGGTGGTTCTGGTCACGAGCCAGCATTCATGGGCTATGTTGGGGAAGGAATGGCAGATGGTGTTGCTGTCGGTAATATTTTTGCATCTCCACCACCAGCACCAATTGTAGAAGTAACAAAGGCAATCGATAAGGGTGCAGGCGTAGTCTATCTTTATGGGAATTATGCTGGTGACGTGATGAACTTTGGTATGGCTGCAGAGCTTGTGGAGATGGAAGATATTAATGTTGAAATGGTGCTTGCTTCAGATGATGTTGCATCCGCACCAAAAGAACAAAAAGAAAAACGCCGTGGTATTGCAGGTGAATTCTTTGTTTATAAAACGGCTGGTGCCGCTGCAGAACAAGGATATAACTTAGAGGACGTTGCAAGAATAGCGAGAAAAACAAATGAAAACACACGGTCTATGGGTGTTGGATTAACACCATGTTCATTGCCACAAACAGGAGAACCAAGCTTTGAAATTGGTGATAATGAAATGGAAATTGGCCTGGGACACCATGGGGAACCCGGAATTAGAAAAGTACCACTAGAATCAGCTGATCGTGTTGCAGATCAACTCTTGGACGTTATTTTTCAAGATATGGCAATAAATGAGGGAGAAGATGTTGCAGTCCTTGTTAATGGTTTGGGATCAACTCCTCGAATGGAATTATATATTATGTTTAGAAGAGTTGAGCAAGTTTTGAAAGAAAAAGGAGTTAATATCTGTCGTTCTTATGTTGGTGATTATATTACATCACTCGAAATGGGAGGATGCTCCATTACACTCACTAAATTAGATGATGAGTTAAAGGAAATGGTAGATCAACCTGTCGACTGCCCAATGTTTGTACAAAGATAA
- the dhaL gene encoding dihydroxyacetone kinase subunit DhaL — MNMTATDFTEYFKQVVEVMENEKDYLCELDRKLGDGDHGVTMSIGWQAVNEQLNNKLADETDCGKISSTVGMTFLNAVGSSVGPLYATGFMRGGKVVKGKSELNDTDLKDFWTAFVNGVQERGKAEVGDKTIMDTLIPFANRLEETFAQTNDFVSAFKEALLAGEEGMKSTKDIVSKIGRSSRLGERSIGAQDPGATSAYFILSTFQPFLNN; from the coding sequence ATGAATATGACAGCAACAGATTTTACTGAATATTTCAAGCAAGTAGTCGAAGTTATGGAAAATGAAAAAGATTACCTCTGTGAACTTGATCGTAAATTAGGTGATGGAGATCATGGTGTCACGATGTCCATCGGTTGGCAGGCTGTAAATGAACAGTTAAATAATAAGCTAGCGGATGAAACAGATTGTGGAAAGATCAGTTCTACAGTTGGTATGACATTCTTAAATGCGGTTGGTTCTTCTGTTGGCCCATTATATGCTACAGGATTTATGCGCGGTGGAAAAGTAGTGAAAGGTAAATCAGAACTTAATGATACAGACCTTAAAGACTTTTGGACTGCCTTTGTTAATGGTGTACAAGAACGGGGAAAAGCCGAAGTTGGTGATAAAACCATCATGGATACACTCATTCCTTTTGCAAATAGATTGGAAGAAACCTTTGCTCAAACAAATGATTTCGTAAGTGCGTTCAAAGAAGCATTGTTGGCAGGGGAGGAAGGAATGAAATCTACGAAAGATATTGTTTCGAAAATAGGTCGTTCAAGTCGATTAGGTGAGAGATCAATAGGCGCCCAAGATCCAGGAGCTACTTCTGCCTATTTTATTTTATCTACATTCCAACCATTTTTGAACAACTAA
- a CDS encoding 2-hydroxy-3-oxopropionate reductase, translating to MKVGFVGLGIMGKPMAGHIIKDGFETYLFDINTNAVNELVELGGHACESNKEVAENSDIIITMLPTAKHVSQVLSADDGLAENGKAGSVIIDMSSVSTEESKAFASELKEYDIHFIDAPVSGGEPMAIEGKLSIMVGGDEAQFNKVLPIFQAMGENIVHFGEAGTGSAAKIANQIIVSTNLAALSEACVYASKSGIDLNKLFEAIHGGLAGSAVMDAKMPRIIDRDFEPGGRIETNYKDLGNIQSSANAIGVPLPVTNLVKEIFSSEIANGNGKKDHSYIINFFERMGNFQTPKGGKS from the coding sequence ATGAAAGTTGGATTTGTTGGGTTAGGTATTATGGGAAAACCAATGGCTGGTCATATCATTAAAGATGGTTTTGAAACCTATCTTTTTGACATAAATACAAATGCTGTCAATGAATTAGTAGAATTGGGCGGACATGCATGTGAATCAAATAAAGAAGTAGCAGAAAACAGTGATATAATCATTACAATGCTTCCTACCGCAAAACATGTGTCACAAGTGTTATCAGCTGATGATGGTCTTGCTGAAAATGGTAAAGCCGGATCCGTTATTATTGATATGAGCTCCGTATCAACGGAAGAATCAAAAGCATTTGCAAGCGAATTAAAGGAATATGATATTCACTTTATTGATGCGCCTGTAAGCGGGGGCGAACCAATGGCGATTGAAGGTAAACTCTCCATCATGGTCGGCGGAGATGAAGCACAGTTTAATAAAGTACTACCGATATTCCAAGCAATGGGAGAGAATATCGTACATTTTGGGGAAGCTGGGACTGGATCTGCGGCAAAAATTGCCAATCAAATAATTGTCAGCACCAACCTTGCTGCATTATCAGAAGCCTGCGTATATGCAAGTAAATCCGGTATCGATTTAAATAAACTATTCGAAGCCATTCATGGTGGTTTAGCAGGTAGTGCTGTTATGGATGCTAAAATGCCGCGAATCATTGATAGAGACTTCGAACCAGGTGGCCGAATCGAAACGAATTATAAAGATTTAGGAAACATCCAATCATCAGCAAATGCTATTGGCGTACCACTTCCTGTTACAAATTTGGTAAAAGAAATTTTTAGCTCAGAAATTGCAAATGGAAATGGAAAAAAGGATCATTCATATATCATTAACTTCTTTGAAAGAATGGGAAACTTCCAAACGCCAAAAGGAGGAAAATCCTAG